One Trichormus variabilis 0441 genomic window, TAATATTCGGCGTTCCAATACATCTAAACGTTCTTCTCTTTGGGAACCACCGATGATTTCGCCAATTTTTGGTGCAAGGACATCCATCGCGCGGACTGTTTTTTCATCGTCGCTCAACCGCATATAAAAGGCTTTAATCTGTGCGGGATAATCTGTAACGATGACTGGCTTTTTGAACAGTTGTTCTGCTAGGTAACGTTCGTGTTCTGATTGTAAATCTAAGCCCCAACTTACAGGATATTCAAATTTAACATCAGCTTTTTCTAAAAGTTTGATGGCATCGGTGTAAGTTAAACGCTCAAATTGATTATTAATAATATTTTCGGCTGTTGCTAAGACAGTATTATCAATGCGTTGATTGAAAAATTCCATGTCTTCTGGGCATTTTTCCAACACATGATTAAAAATGTGTTTGAGAAAAGCCTCAGCTAAATCCATATCGCCTTCTAAGTCGCAAAATGCCATTTCTGGCTCAACCATCCAAAATTCTGCTAGGTGGCGGGAAGTGTTGGAGTTTTCTGCACGGAAGGTAGGGCCGAAGGTGTAGACGTTGCTAAAAGCCATCGCCATAACTTCGGCTTCCAGTTGTCCACTCACTGTTAAGTAAGTGGGTTTAGCAAAAAAGTCTTGGCTGTAATCAATTCCTTGGTTTTCTGTGCGGGGAATCTGCTTTAAATCCAGGCTGGTGACGCTAAATAACTCCCCTGCGCCTTCACAATCGCTGGCTGTGATAATGGGGGTGTGTACCCACAAAAAGCCCCTTTCTTGGAAGAATTGGTGAATGGCGGCGGAACAAGCATTACGGACACGGAAGACTGCACCGAAGGAATTAGTACGCGATCGCAAATGTCCAATTGTGCGTAAAAATTCAAAAGAGTGGCGTTTCTTTTGCAATGGATAAGTTTCGGGGTCAGCTTCACCGTAGACTTTCACTGCTTCGGCTTTTAATTCAATACGCTGTCCTTTTCCTTGGGAAGCCACCAATACGCCATTAACTTCAACTGACGCACCTGTATTTAGTTGTTTGACAATTACTGCGTAGTCTGGCAAATCCTGATTGATGACAACTTGCAAATTACCTAGTGATGAGCCGTCATTAACTTCAATAAAAGCAAATCCCTTGAGTTCACGCTTCGTTCTTACCCAGCCTTGAACCACCAGAGATTCATCAGGTTGACCACTCCGCAATATTTCTGCAATTCGTCGGTTTACCATATTTACCCAGCACAGGACTTTAATATCCAGCCTATAATAACGCCCATTCCACCAAAGCGGACGGCTTGCCAGAAAGGTTTTTTCAGGCTCCGCCAAGAAAACAACTGGCTTTCTAAGTTTAGTTCTAGCATTTCCAGTTGCTGTTTGATTTGTCGTAACTCTGTTTTAATTTCTGGTGTTGGGTATTTATTGTGCTGTAATTCTTGACGGCGTTGTTGCCATTGTGCCTGTTGCTCACGATCGCCCTTTACTTGATCATACCTTTGTTTTAAGCTCAAGAGCGATCGCTCTACCTCCTCTAGCTCCTGTTCAAAGTGCGGTTCTTGATTTTCCCCTGACGATTGTGGTTGTTTTGGCGGCTTCATGGACAAGTAGTAAACTATGATTAACAGCGAGTCTGCCAATATTTAAGGAGTCATTAGACTCAGCACTCATTACTCAGCACTTGTCAATTATGTCTCAACCTAGCCAGCTTTCTAAAACCAGTCAACTCAATGAATTTAGTGATTTGGAACTAGCCCAAGCCCTCATGGAAAGACTGAGTATTTCACCTGACGATTGGCATCGCCTCAAGTCTAACCGCAATTCTCGCGCTAGTGAACAATTAGCCGCCGCTATGGTATTTCTGCTCAAAAACCAACCCCAGGAAGCTCTTGCTAGACTAGAACAAGCTGTTGGTTGGTTAAATCGTTCAATATCTGCCCCTCCCTGTCCTTCTCATGGAAATAAGGGACTAGGAACTGGAGAGTAGGGACTGGGATAATTTACCCAATACCTAGTTCCCAATACCCATTCCCTTAATTATCGCCGCAGAGATAGACGGGGGCGGCTTTCCATTTGTTTACATAATCTCAATTCTGTGCCTTTGCGATTCCACTCTACTTGGTCAAAAATTTGGTGCAGAAGACACATCCCTCTACCGTTTTCTGATTCATCGGGTGGTAAATAATCTGTGGGATCTTCTTCATGACTGGTTATGGGGCTAAAGCCTTGTCCTTGGTCTGATATTACCCACCAATACTGATTATCTATGAGGGAGAAACGGACTACAACTGTTTTACTTGGGTCAAGGTTGTTGCCGTGTTTAGCTGCATTAACTAAAGCTTCTTGTAGCCCTAATCGCAGTTCTGCTTGTAGTTTGGCGGGAATTTCCGCCAACAATAAATCTAATATAGGACAAAGATAGAGAGTTGAGGCGAAACTAATAGTACCCCAATAACGTCCAACTGGACGGAGCGAAATGGTTATCACGAGAGAAACCCCATAGCTTTCAGTTAGCTAGACATCAGTTTGCTTTTGCAGGCACTCTGATAAAAATGGAGGTGGTCATACTGCCTTCAAACTTGCGTCTTTATTACTAAGTTTTGAAAATGCTGGGGAGCATTGACTCTGTTTATGAGGTTTGATTGTTGATACATAAAGCGGCTGTGAGTGATATGCTAAGCGTTTTAGCAGGCTAAGAATGGGGCAAATTACAATAGATTTGTAATTGTCTTAATATTGCCGATTTGTACTTTAAACAATCTTATTCATGGGTTATTAGAGCCATGCAACTTTAATTTTTTTAACAAAATCATTGCTATGTTTAAGTTAATTCGATCTTAGCATTTTTACTATGCAATAGACTACAAATTTGAGATTTGAGTTTTTCTCAAGGACTAATTATCCTTACCAGACTGTGATAGCACAAGAAAAGCGGCAGCTTCCACATGAGATGTTTGGGGGAAAAAATCGGCGCTTTGGATACGTTGGATAGTATATATTCCATCTGCACACAGTAACTTGAGGTCACGAGCCAGGGTGGCTACTTTACAGCTGACGTAAACAATGCGGGCAGGTTTCGATGCTAATAAAGATTCGATGACAATGCGATCGCACCCTTTACGCGGCGGGTCTAGTAATACCACATCTGGTATTATTCCCATCTTGGGCAGCAATTTCTCAACAGCCCCCACTTGAAATTCCACATTATTAATCCCGTTGTGTTGGGCATTGATGATTGCCTGTTGTACAGCTTCTGGTTGCAATTCCAATCCTATAGCTTGGCGTACCTGTTTACTTAAAGGTAAGGTTAAGGTGCCAATGCCACAGTAGGCATCAATTAACGTCTCATGCCCTTGCAGATTTAGTTGTGACTCAATTACTTGTAATAATGCTTCGGCTGTTTCTGTAAATACCTGAAAAAATGTATCGGGGCGGACTTGAAACTCCATTCCAGCAAAAATCTCTCGCAAATAGGGAACCCCAGCAATACATCGAGTTTCTCTGCCAAAAATCGCATTGGTGCGTTCGGGATTACGATTTAAGGACACACCCACCAACTGGGGATAGCGCTGCAACCATTCCTGGGCTTGCTGTTCAATTCCTGGTAAGTTTCCATCTTTGACAACTAAAGTTAATAAAATTTCACCTGTGCGCCTACCGATACGTAAACCAAGATGGCGAATTTGTCCTTGGTGGCGTTTTTCATCGTAGATAGGCCAGCCACGCTGTTGGATATCTTGCTTAACTTGTGCCAGTAGAGGATTTAAGCGGGGATCTTGGACTGGGCATTGATTTAAGTTAACTACATGATGGCTACCTTTTTGATAGTAACCAGCTTGTACTTGACCTGTAGCAGAAACATCGAGGGGATAGGTAGCTTTATTGCGATAGCCTAAAGATGAGGCTGTCACCAGTAGGGGATCTACTGGTGGTTGAGCAAAACCACCAATGCGTTGTAAAGCTTGGATAACTTGGTGGCGTTTAGCAATTAACTGATATTCATAATCAATATGTTGCCACTGACAACCGCCACACTTGTCAGCCACAATACAACTGGGGCGAATGCGGTGAGGGGATGGTTCTAGTAGCTGGTGAACTTTGCCGTGGGCGTAATTGGGCTTGACGTGTACTAAGCGTACCAAAACGCGATCGCCTGGAACAGTATCTGGGACAAACACCACCCGTTCCATAAACCGTCCCACACCATCACCAGTATCGCTCAAGTCGGCGATCGCTACTTCAATTAATTCACCCTGATGCCAAGTAGATTTAGTCATTTGTCAGTTGTCAATTGTCCGTACTTCTTATGTTTGTCTCCCCATTCCACCAGCCCCTTCACTTCTGTACCTCCAACTCGTTAAACTAGCAAATAATATTTCGCGTGATTTAAATAATCATGACTGTAATTAGCCAAGTTATTCTCCAAGCCGACGACGAACTGCGTTATCCCAGCAGTGGCGAACTCAAGAGCATCAGTGATTTTTTACAAACTGGTGTCCAAAGAACAAGAATCGTCGCTACCTTAGCGGAAAACGAGAAGAAAATTGTTCAGGAAGCCACCAAACAACTTTGGCAGAAACGTCCTGATTTTATCGCACCTGGTGGCAACGCTTATGGCGAACGTCAGCGTGCGTTGTGTATCCGTGACTTTGGCTGGTACTTACGCCTAATTACCTATGGCGTACTAGCCGGAGACATAGAACCAATCGAAAAAATCGGTATCATTGGTGTGCGGGAAATGTACAATTCTTTGGGCGTTCCCGTACCCGGAATGGTAGAAGCCATCAATTCTCTAAAAAAAGCCTCTCTTGATTTATTAAGTTCAGAAGACGCAGCTGCTGCTGCACCTTACTTTGACTACATCATTCAGGCAATGTCCTAGTACAAAGCCTGTGCTAGTTTTAGGGGCGCTTCTGGTTTACTAAATTGAGTCTTAGGTAATAACCTCATCAATCCATAAGATTCTCATTTGATCATAACCTCCCCACATTTGGTAGTGGCTCTGGCAAGCTCTCTCTGTCAAGTTACCAACCAGATGTGGGGAAATTTTATTGCGCTTTGCGTGTCAGTTGTTAGAGACGCGATTAATCGCGTCTGTACAATTGTCAGTTTTTGAGAGGATCTGGTCTAATATCCCAACCCGCAAGTGAAGTGGTTTTACATATCTTTGCCACTAACTACTGACCACTGACTACTGACAAAACTCTATCCCCTTGTGGGTGGAGTTTTTATTTAATCATTGGTCAACAGTTCCCAAACAAAAAACCGACAACTTCTTGTAGAAGACTGTCGGCAATTAGTGTGTTCCCTATTAATGACTCGGCTAGAGTTCAGTAATACTTAAATGTTGTCATCTAGTAGATTATACGTAAGCGATCTTAATCATAGACCTATGTGATTGTTATCACATTATTTTTCTGAATAACCTGTATTTACGAGAATAAATTTATTCTTTTAATAAAAAAAATAGCGAAGCGGCGAGTCTGACGAATGTATTGACTTAACTATAGGAGCTTTGCGTTCATCCTAGATCCGGATAAATACTTTTGAAATCCTTCTATCGGTGGAGTTACGCCAAAACCAGAAAATTTTTATATGGAGAGAAAATTTAAAGTAGTTTCCCGACTCGCAGCACTCTGGGGTGTATAAATGTTTGAAACCCCTATACCCTTACACCCAGTCTCAACAGACAACCTGTGTGCGTAAGTCCTAGATTTATAAAAAAGCTTGGTCAATTCTCAGCAGCAAAAACTTATCCAGTAAAACAACTAACAACTGACACGCATAGCGCACTAAATCGATACAATAATGCTCTGTCCTGTTGGTGCATTATTTCCATGACCGCCACATCTCCTGCTCCCTTTTCCCCCCAAGAAATTGCTGCTGAAGGCATCAAACCAGAAGAATACGCAGAAATTGTCCGACGATTAGGCCGTCATCCCAATAAAGCTGAACTGGGAATGTTTGGGGTGATGTGGTCAGAACACTGCTGTTACAAAAATTCCCGCCCCTTACTCAAACAGTTCCCCACCACAGGCCCCCGCATTCTGGTAGGCCCAGGGGAAAATGCTGGAGTTGTAGATTTAGGTGAAGGATTGCAACTGGCATTTAAGATTGAATCTCACAACCACCCTTCAGCCGTTGAACCCTTTCAAGGAGCCGCCACTGGTGTGGGTGGCATCCTCAGAGATATTTTTACAATGGGTGCGCGTCCCATAGCTTTGTTAAATTCTCTCCGCTTTGGTTCTCTGGAAGACCCCAAAACCCAAAGATTATTCTCCGGCGTAGTTGCTGGAATTTCCCACTATGGTAACTGTGTCGGTGTTCCTACTGTCGGTGGCGAAGTTTATTTTGATCCCGCCTATTCAGGAAATCCCCTGGTAAATGTCATGGCGCTAGGATTAATGGAAACACCAGAAATTGTCAAATCTGGGGCATCTGGTATAGGTAATCCTGTGTTGTACGTGGGTTCCACTACGGGACGGGATGGTATGGGAGGGGCGAGTTTTGCCAGCGCGGAATTAAGTGATGAGTCCATTGATGACCGGCCAGCAGTGCAGGTGGGCGATCCTTTTTTGGAGAAATCACTAATTGAAGCCTGTTTAGAAGCATTTAAAACAGGTGCAGTGGTTGCAGCGCAAGATATGGGTGCGGCGGGAATCACTTGTTCTACATCCGAGATGGCGGCTAAAGGTGGCGTAGGGATTGAACTAGATTTAGATAAAATTCCTGTGCGGGAAACAGGGATGATTCCCTATGAATATCTCCTATCGGAGTCTCAAGAAAGAATGTTATTTGTTGCCCACAAAGGACGGGAACAAGAATTAATTGATATTTTCCATCGTTGGGGACTACAGGCGGTTGTTGCTGGTACAGTAATCGCCGAACCTATTGTGCGTATTCTCTTTCAAGGTGCAATTGCTGCGGAAATTCCGGCTGATGCCTTAGCTGAGAATACCCCACTGTACGAGCGTGAGTTACTGGCAGAACCCCCAGAATATGCCCGTCAAGCATGGGAATGGTCATCTGACTCTTTACCTACTTGTACAACTGCTGGTATTGAGATTCAAGGAAATCTGCAAAGTTGGCAGGAGATTTTGTTAACTTTGCTCAATACTCCCACGATCGCCTCGAAAAATTGGGTGTATCGTCAATATGACCACCAAGTCCAAAATAATACGGTTTTTCTCCCCGGTGGTGCAGATGCGGCAGTCGTGCGCTTACGTCCCCTAGAAGGGCAGGGGAAAATTACTAATACCCTCAGTGGTGTTGCGGCTACGGTGGACTGCAATCCTCGGTATGTTTACCTTGATCCCTATGAGGGAGCTAAGGCAGTGGTGGCAGAAGCAGCCCGGAATCTTAGCTGTGTAGGGGCAGAACCTCTGGCGGTGACAGATAACTTAAATTTTGGTAGCCCAGAAAAACCCATTGGTTATTGGCAATTGTCGGAGGCTTGTCGGGGTTTAGCGGAAGGTTGCCGAGAATTAGCAACCCCGGTCACTGGTGGTAATGTCTCTCTATATAACGAAACCCTTGATCCTCAAGGCAACCCCCAACCAATTTACCCAACGCCAGTTGTGGGGATGGTGGGATTGATTACTGATTTAACCAAGATTTGCGGTCAAGGTTGGCAAACCCCAGGTGATGTGATTTATCTTTTAGGCGCATCTATCACCACTTTAGGCGCATCTGAATATTTAGCGACGATTCACGACACTGTGGCAGGTAGACCCCCACGGGTAGATTTTGACTTAGAACGCCGTGTGCAGAAAGTTTGTCGTGAGGGGATTTATGCTGATTGGGTACGTTCAGCCCATGATTGTGCTGAGGGGGGTTTAGTCGTTGCGCTCGCAGAATCTTGTCTTGCTGGTAACCTGGGGGCAGAAATTCACCTAGACGCATCTGGAAGTCAGTTACAACGCCTGGATGAAGTGCTATTTGGTGAGGGTGGAGCCAGAATTTTAGTATCTGTAGCATCAACACAACAGGAAAATTGGGAATCCTATTTACAGGAGCATCTAGGACAAAATTGGCAAAAATTGGGCATAGTTGGAAATACCGATGCAGATTTGGCGGTTTTAACTACCGATAACCAAAGCTTAATCCGAGTTAGTATCGAAGAAATGAACGATCGCTATCAAAATGCGATCGCCAGAAGGTTAGCCCTGTGAATAAGTAGATAGTAGGGGGCGTAATTAACAACCCCTAACTAGTGACAACTAACCAATGACAACTGACAACTGACAAATTCCCCAAATCAATAGCATCTTTAATCACAATTAAGGTACTGTTTTAATAGATGGTTAAAGATATGTTAAGAAAATTCCGCAACTATCCCTAGACATAATCCCAGTGACCCAATAGTTACGAATTATTTTGACTTGACACCCCAACCAGGAGCAAAGCTAGCATGATTCCCATTGATTCCGTCACTCCGGATGAGTACCCCAATCAGACTAACAACCCCATCGATAGTCAAGAAAATCGTCCTGACAAGCCAGAAGAGGCTTGTGGAGTTTTCGGTATTTACGCCCCAGGAGAAAATGTTGCAAAACTAACCTACTTTGGATTGTATGCCCTGCAACATCGGGGTCAAGAATCAGCTGGTATTGCCACGTTTGAGGGGACAACAGTTCACCTACATAAAGACATGGGTTTGGTTTCTCAAGTCTTTAATGAGTCGATTCTAGAAGAGTTGCCTGGTGATATCGGTGTTGGTCATACCCGTTACTCTACTACCGGTTCCAGCCGCAAAGTTAATGCCCAACCTGCTGTCCTGGATACTCGTTTAGGTAAGTTAGCTTTAGCACACAATGGCAATTTAGTCAATACTGTGAAGTTGCGAGAAGAGCTAGTTAATAGTAACTGCAACCTCGTGACAACCACAGACTCAGAAATGATTGCCTTTGCGATCGCCCAAGCAGTCAACGCAGGTGCAGACTGGTTAGATGGGGCGATTCAAGCCTTTCATCGTTGCGAGGGAGCTTTTAGCTTAGTTATTGGCACTCCCGTTGGTGTGATGGGGGTGCGTGACACCAACGGCATTCGTCCTCTGGTCATTGGGACTTTGCCTGGTAATCCAGTGCGTTATGTTTTATCTTCGGAAACCTGTGGTTTAGATATTATTGGCGCTGATTATCTCCGCGACGTAGAACCAGGCGAAGTAGTTTGGATTACCGAAGAAGGTTTAGCTTCCTACCATTGGAGCCAAAAACCAGAGCGAAGATTGTGTATTTTCGAGATGATTTATTTTGCTCGTCCCGATAGCCAAATGCACAACGAGACTTTATACAGTTATCGGATGCGTTTAGGACGACAGCTAGCAGCCGAATCCTACGTAGATGCTGATATTGTCTTTGGTGTCCCTGACTCTGGAATTCCTGCTGCCATTGGATTTTCTCAGGCTTCTGGTGTAGCCTACGGTGAAGGGTTGATTAAAAATCGCTACGTTGGTCGTACCTTTATT contains:
- the asnS gene encoding asparagine--tRNA ligase, whose product is MVNRRIAEILRSGQPDESLVVQGWVRTKRELKGFAFIEVNDGSSLGNLQVVINQDLPDYAVIVKQLNTGASVEVNGVLVASQGKGQRIELKAEAVKVYGEADPETYPLQKKRHSFEFLRTIGHLRSRTNSFGAVFRVRNACSAAIHQFFQERGFLWVHTPIITASDCEGAGELFSVTSLDLKQIPRTENQGIDYSQDFFAKPTYLTVSGQLEAEVMAMAFSNVYTFGPTFRAENSNTSRHLAEFWMVEPEMAFCDLEGDMDLAEAFLKHIFNHVLEKCPEDMEFFNQRIDNTVLATAENIINNQFERLTYTDAIKLLEKADVKFEYPVSWGLDLQSEHERYLAEQLFKKPVIVTDYPAQIKAFYMRLSDDEKTVRAMDVLAPKIGEIIGGSQREERLDVLERRILAQGMQPEDLWWYLDLRRYGTVPHAGFGLGFERLVQFITGMGNIRDVIPFPRTPQNAEF
- a CDS encoding DUF6439 family protein, whose protein sequence is MSQPSQLSKTSQLNEFSDLELAQALMERLSISPDDWHRLKSNRNSRASEQLAAAMVFLLKNQPQEALARLEQAVGWLNRSISAPPCPSHGNKGLGTGE
- a CDS encoding ATP-binding protein, whose amino-acid sequence is MITISLRPVGRYWGTISFASTLYLCPILDLLLAEIPAKLQAELRLGLQEALVNAAKHGNNLDPSKTVVVRFSLIDNQYWWVISDQGQGFSPITSHEEDPTDYLPPDESENGRGMCLLHQIFDQVEWNRKGTELRLCKQMESRPRLSLRR
- the rlmD gene encoding 23S rRNA (uracil(1939)-C(5))-methyltransferase RlmD, giving the protein MTKSTWHQGELIEVAIADLSDTGDGVGRFMERVVFVPDTVPGDRVLVRLVHVKPNYAHGKVHQLLEPSPHRIRPSCIVADKCGGCQWQHIDYEYQLIAKRHQVIQALQRIGGFAQPPVDPLLVTASSLGYRNKATYPLDVSATGQVQAGYYQKGSHHVVNLNQCPVQDPRLNPLLAQVKQDIQQRGWPIYDEKRHQGQIRHLGLRIGRRTGEILLTLVVKDGNLPGIEQQAQEWLQRYPQLVGVSLNRNPERTNAIFGRETRCIAGVPYLREIFAGMEFQVRPDTFFQVFTETAEALLQVIESQLNLQGHETLIDAYCGIGTLTLPLSKQVRQAIGLELQPEAVQQAIINAQHNGINNVEFQVGAVEKLLPKMGIIPDVVLLDPPRKGCDRIVIESLLASKPARIVYVSCKVATLARDLKLLCADGIYTIQRIQSADFFPQTSHVEAAAFLVLSQSGKDN
- a CDS encoding allophycocyanin subunit alpha-B, with the protein product MTVISQVILQADDELRYPSSGELKSISDFLQTGVQRTRIVATLAENEKKIVQEATKQLWQKRPDFIAPGGNAYGERQRALCIRDFGWYLRLITYGVLAGDIEPIEKIGIIGVREMYNSLGVPVPGMVEAINSLKKASLDLLSSEDAAAAAPYFDYIIQAMS
- the purL gene encoding phosphoribosylformylglycinamidine synthase subunit PurL, producing MTATSPAPFSPQEIAAEGIKPEEYAEIVRRLGRHPNKAELGMFGVMWSEHCCYKNSRPLLKQFPTTGPRILVGPGENAGVVDLGEGLQLAFKIESHNHPSAVEPFQGAATGVGGILRDIFTMGARPIALLNSLRFGSLEDPKTQRLFSGVVAGISHYGNCVGVPTVGGEVYFDPAYSGNPLVNVMALGLMETPEIVKSGASGIGNPVLYVGSTTGRDGMGGASFASAELSDESIDDRPAVQVGDPFLEKSLIEACLEAFKTGAVVAAQDMGAAGITCSTSEMAAKGGVGIELDLDKIPVRETGMIPYEYLLSESQERMLFVAHKGREQELIDIFHRWGLQAVVAGTVIAEPIVRILFQGAIAAEIPADALAENTPLYERELLAEPPEYARQAWEWSSDSLPTCTTAGIEIQGNLQSWQEILLTLLNTPTIASKNWVYRQYDHQVQNNTVFLPGGADAAVVRLRPLEGQGKITNTLSGVAATVDCNPRYVYLDPYEGAKAVVAEAARNLSCVGAEPLAVTDNLNFGSPEKPIGYWQLSEACRGLAEGCRELATPVTGGNVSLYNETLDPQGNPQPIYPTPVVGMVGLITDLTKICGQGWQTPGDVIYLLGASITTLGASEYLATIHDTVAGRPPRVDFDLERRVQKVCREGIYADWVRSAHDCAEGGLVVALAESCLAGNLGAEIHLDASGSQLQRLDEVLFGEGGARILVSVASTQQENWESYLQEHLGQNWQKLGIVGNTDADLAVLTTDNQSLIRVSIEEMNDRYQNAIARRLAL
- the purF gene encoding amidophosphoribosyltransferase, with amino-acid sequence MIPIDSVTPDEYPNQTNNPIDSQENRPDKPEEACGVFGIYAPGENVAKLTYFGLYALQHRGQESAGIATFEGTTVHLHKDMGLVSQVFNESILEELPGDIGVGHTRYSTTGSSRKVNAQPAVLDTRLGKLALAHNGNLVNTVKLREELVNSNCNLVTTTDSEMIAFAIAQAVNAGADWLDGAIQAFHRCEGAFSLVIGTPVGVMGVRDTNGIRPLVIGTLPGNPVRYVLSSETCGLDIIGADYLRDVEPGEVVWITEEGLASYHWSQKPERRLCIFEMIYFARPDSQMHNETLYSYRMRLGRQLAAESYVDADIVFGVPDSGIPAAIGFSQASGVAYGEGLIKNRYVGRTFIQPTQSMRESGIKMKLNPLKDVLAGKRVIIVDDSIVRGTTSRKLVKALRDAGAAEVHMRISSPPVTHPCFYGIDTDTQDQLIAATKSVEEIAKQLEVESLAYLSWDGMLEATREDKNSFCSACFTGDYPVTIPEQVKRSKLILEKVVV